A DNA window from Paenibacillus sp. HWE-109 contains the following coding sequences:
- a CDS encoding U32 family peptidase encodes MRTIRREDIELLAPAGDWDCLRAAVANGADAVFFGVEKFNARARAHNFTMAELPDIMSFLHLYGVQGFLTFNILVFEEELNEAKQLIEACIDAGVDAVIVQDLGLVKMIREISPDFPIHGSTQMTITSPEAVEFTKPFDIERVVLGRENNLKQIKQIGDQARLPMEVFVHGALCVSYSGQCLTSEMWGGRSANRGECAQACRLPYDLMVDGVQKPMGDVTYLLSPKDLAAIEIVPELIEAGVRSFKIEGRLKTPEYVANVVSKYRRAIDRYFDGEDARPSKDEVRELQQSFSRGFTVGFLNGTNNKQLVDGTFPKSRGVFVGRIKQILRDGVICELEAPIKRGDGVVFDAGDPTKKEEGGRIYDLRRKGEKLEGEAEGGLIEIIMGRNDVELNRLHVGDRIWKTNDPHLDKRLRQTFETDKPYRTFPVSVTITGVEGEPLKSWWTDIQGGHTVFVQSELPLVRAEKRPMDEQLFTEQFGRLGGTIYELSQLDVQLVGELIVPMRELNSMRRSAVELMEDERQKPRSYIKREVGVYDDVLPSVTERHEAAVNAPALSLADRSAVELTALCRNLEQVKAVLETTDDVQLIYADFEFIKQFPAAVEAVHAAGRKIALVTPRIHMPGETGYFNNILKLKPDAVLIRNTGAAYFFLKHRLENPDAPQPQLIGDFSLNVANHKAAALFLEAGLAKVTPSYDLNIQQMVDLLRRAEASKLEVVIHQHMPMFHTEHCVYCTFLSEGTDFTNCGRPCEDHSVSLQDRVGMSHPVRVDEGCRNTVYNAVDQSGAEYLSHFMDLGIRSFRVEFLEETPDKVREILDLYRRAINGQISGTQVWRSLKATNQLGVTRGQLVK; translated from the coding sequence ATGCGTACGATACGCAGAGAAGATATAGAATTATTGGCCCCTGCGGGGGATTGGGATTGTTTGAGAGCGGCTGTAGCCAATGGGGCGGATGCCGTGTTTTTTGGTGTGGAGAAGTTCAACGCACGCGCTAGGGCGCATAACTTTACGATGGCCGAGCTGCCGGATATTATGTCGTTCCTTCATCTATATGGCGTGCAGGGCTTCCTGACGTTTAATATTCTTGTGTTCGAAGAAGAGTTGAACGAGGCTAAGCAGTTAATAGAAGCTTGTATAGATGCGGGTGTTGATGCCGTTATTGTGCAGGATCTGGGTCTGGTTAAAATGATTCGCGAGATCTCCCCTGATTTCCCGATTCACGGATCTACACAAATGACGATTACATCGCCTGAGGCGGTTGAGTTCACGAAGCCTTTCGACATTGAACGCGTTGTTCTAGGCCGTGAAAATAATTTGAAGCAAATCAAGCAGATCGGTGATCAAGCGAGGCTTCCAATGGAAGTATTCGTGCACGGGGCGTTATGTGTTTCGTACTCTGGGCAATGTTTAACTTCCGAGATGTGGGGCGGACGTTCCGCCAATCGGGGAGAATGCGCGCAAGCTTGCCGCTTGCCGTATGACTTAATGGTGGATGGCGTGCAGAAACCGATGGGCGATGTAACTTATTTGTTGTCGCCCAAAGATTTGGCGGCCATTGAAATTGTGCCGGAATTGATCGAAGCCGGTGTACGTTCATTCAAAATTGAAGGGCGTCTCAAAACCCCTGAATATGTCGCTAATGTTGTGAGCAAATATCGCCGTGCGATCGATCGCTATTTCGATGGCGAAGATGCGCGTCCGTCCAAAGATGAGGTTCGTGAACTGCAGCAAAGCTTCTCGCGCGGCTTTACAGTTGGCTTCCTGAATGGAACCAACAACAAGCAGTTGGTTGACGGCACATTCCCTAAGAGTCGTGGGGTTTTCGTTGGGCGCATCAAGCAAATTTTGCGCGATGGCGTGATTTGTGAACTGGAGGCGCCGATTAAACGCGGTGATGGTGTGGTCTTCGATGCGGGCGATCCAACGAAGAAGGAAGAAGGCGGGCGAATCTATGATTTGCGCCGCAAGGGAGAGAAGCTCGAAGGTGAAGCTGAGGGCGGACTTATCGAGATTATTATGGGACGCAACGATGTCGAGTTAAACCGTCTGCATGTCGGCGATCGCATCTGGAAGACGAATGATCCGCATTTGGATAAACGTCTGCGTCAGACCTTCGAGACCGATAAGCCTTACCGCACGTTCCCGGTCAGCGTCACAATTACCGGCGTAGAGGGCGAGCCGCTCAAAAGCTGGTGGACGGATATCCAAGGCGGTCATACCGTCTTCGTACAATCCGAACTGCCGCTGGTGCGCGCGGAGAAGCGGCCGATGGACGAACAGCTCTTCACCGAGCAGTTCGGTCGCCTTGGCGGCACGATTTATGAGCTCAGCCAGCTGGACGTCCAACTGGTGGGTGAGCTGATCGTGCCGATGCGTGAACTCAACAGCATGCGCCGCAGCGCTGTCGAATTAATGGAAGACGAGCGCCAGAAGCCTCGCTCATATATCAAACGCGAAGTCGGCGTCTATGATGACGTGCTTCCGTCTGTCACGGAGCGTCATGAAGCCGCCGTTAATGCGCCTGCACTGTCCCTGGCGGATCGCAGCGCCGTGGAGCTTACTGCACTTTGCCGCAACCTCGAGCAGGTGAAGGCTGTGTTAGAAACGACGGATGATGTGCAACTGATTTACGCTGATTTTGAATTTATTAAGCAGTTCCCTGCGGCCGTTGAAGCCGTTCATGCGGCTGGGCGCAAGATTGCGCTGGTGACGCCACGTATTCATATGCCAGGGGAAACGGGCTATTTTAACAATATACTCAAGCTCAAGCCTGATGCGGTATTGATCCGCAATACAGGGGCCGCTTACTTCTTCTTGAAACATCGTTTGGAGAATCCGGATGCCCCGCAACCGCAGCTTATCGGAGACTTCTCGCTGAATGTGGCGAACCACAAAGCAGCTGCGCTGTTCCTTGAAGCGGGTCTTGCCAAAGTGACGCCGTCGTACGATCTGAACATTCAACAAATGGTTGATCTGCTGCGCCGCGCCGAAGCCTCCAAGCTGGAGGTCGTCATTCATCAACATATGCCGATGTTCCATACGGAACATTGTGTATATTGCACATTCCTGAGCGAAGGGACTGACTTTACGAACTGTGGCCGTCCTTGTGAAGACCACAGCGTGTCCTTGCAGGATCGCGTGGGGATGTCTCATCCTGTTCGTGTCGATGAAGGCTGCCGCAATACGGTGTATAATGCCGTGGATCAATCGGGCGCCGAGTATTTGAGCCATTTCATGGACCTGGGCATTCGCTCTTTCCGAGTCGAGTTCCTGGAAGAGACACCGGACAAAGTCCGAGAAATTCTTGATTTGTACCGCCGGGCGATCAACGGACAAATAAGCGGAACGCAAGTGTGGCGTTCATTGAAAGCTACGAACCAACTTGGTGTTACGCGCGGCCAATTGGTGAAGTAA